Part of the Sander lucioperca isolate FBNREF2018 chromosome 1, SLUC_FBN_1.2, whole genome shotgun sequence genome is shown below.
GACTCGCTGACGGGGCTCACAGGGCTCACAGGGACTTCAGCAGCTCTGGAAACATGCccaacaaattaaacaaagttAAAATGAACTGTGCACCCACAACCCTTCAAAAAAAACAATCCTTTTTAGGACCTCATGTCAAATATTCTATCTTTTATTACACCAAGATTGATCACCTTTCATTGGGCTCTGGCTGCAGGGTCACTGCGGCCTGCTCCACATCAGCGTTGACCAGCCGCGTAGGGAACGTCAGACCATCTCCCTGACTGTGGGGAACAAGGAGGACCGGAGAAACTCAAAAACATGCAGTCAGCCCGGAGGGCAACAAACTGCAGTTGGGTAGGACTTCCTACGGAACTTCAACTActcaattaaattcaattttatttatagtatcaaatcataacaagagttatctcaagatactttacagacagagtaggtctagaccacaatcTATAAtctacaaagacccaacaattccaataatttccccaagagcaagcatttagtgcaacagtggcgaggaaaaactcccttttaggcagaaaccttgagtggtgaggaaaacgtCCTTatagggagaaacctcagacagacccaggctattggtgggcggtgtctgacggtgctggttgggggtaCGATGAActgtggcaattatagtaacagtaaagataatggaactatgactagaaaatagtagttgtagtagttcacggcgtagcagggcactgcagggcataagGTAATCTGGACTGGGGCATGTCTTGGAGGGTAATAGCAGAGCTACAACTCttgtttgtctttgtatttgtgtgtatcgTAGCTCTGTTGAAGGTGCCATTGTTCTGTGTATCTGATACGGTCATATAGTTTGCGGGGTGTTAATAATTGTATTAATGtattactgaaaaaaaaaaagaaaaaaaaaaaaaactaaaaaggtaATCTATCTGTGTCAGATAGATTTACAGTTTTAACCACAGAATCAATACTTAGCCTGAATCCAGTGCACGCGCTACAGAAGCCCCTAAATCTTCCATTGGTTTGTCCCCTTTACCTGGTGAAGACGGGCAGCAGCCAGTACTTCTTCTGGTCTCCAAAGACCTGAGCGATATTCTTCCGGAAACCCAGAGAGAAGCCGTTCTTATCAGAGCCTGTCCTAAAGACTGGTGCTCTGAACGCCTCTGCAGAGAGGGAGCAACATGGAGAGACAAGCATGGACAGAAATGACAAATACAGAGGTCATTAAACAACCGTGTGACATTTCATTAGATGAGACAAGAAACAAATGGACTGAAGACAAACAATCTGGGTACGTGTGTGTGAGAAGTTGTCACCTTCAAATCCGGAAACTACAACACTGTTGAAAACCTCTTATGTATGTGTAATAGTTGTGTTTTTGATGTGGTTAAATAACAAACGCCTgttgaatgtgtgtttttgcgTTACCTATAGTGGACCTGTTCTTCCCTACAAGCCACAGGTGGTAGCTGAAGAGGGACAGAATACTGATGCAGAACATGGCCGccacaaaaaacagaaacaagacaTGGAATTTGGCATGAGTGTCTGGCAGCTCATTCTGGGGGAAGAgatgagagaaaaggagagtgagagaggaattAGCAACATATTATACATGTTGGATATTTATGTGAAGAAAGAAATAAGAgggagaaagtaaaaaaaaaagaaaaaaaaaagagagaaataggaAGAGTGTCATGTGAACCACGTCACTGCACACACATCACGACAACAACCATGGCAACGATGGTAAGGCactgcaacactaaaggcttTGGAGGATAACTGGGTTACCTTTGGGCAGTGCTCTGCCGATTTCCTCCGGCAAAGCTTTAGTACAAACAGAAACGAGACTGGTTAGCAACACCAGGAGAGAACAGGTGGGAGGGGAGGAAAATCAGCAGGCGATACAAGGCAAGGCCAAGGTGGGTGAAGAGTGAAAGGGAGTGGGTGAATGTACAAAGTGTGCCTGGAATGGAGAGAACAAAGGGatgaaagaggaagagatgaGAGGAAATTGAAGTGGAACAGCtacaagaaaaggaaaaagagaggaagtgTTTGCGCCCGCATGAGTGGTGTGACTGTTGGTTCAGATTATGGTGAGGGAGACAAAAAaagtagagagagagatcagGGAACAATGACCCAGTGTGCGAGAACTGGGGATAACAGAAGAGAGGGATCGGAGGGTGAAGGCTGAGAGACGACAGAGAAAACAGAGGAGTGGTACGGCTCAGCACCATGCACAACACATTCAGAGGATGCTCATCCAGGCTTAGACATGCAACCGAATCTGCATCCTCTGCAGcatcatacagacacacattcagCACATCATTACTCACTGTCCAGAACTTTATGAAATATTGCAGTACGGTGGCTGCAATGAACAAACAGTACACCAGCGAGTAAGCCAGGAAGAGGATGAAAAACTTGTAGTTGGAGAATCCGACACAGTTGTTCACCctggagacacacaaacacagaaaggtGAGATTTGACATAATTTCCTCTGAGTAGAAATCTTATCAACCTGAacttgccaaaaaaaaaaaaaaggtggaggCTACCAGTAGGTACTCTTATGGTTACAAAACAGAGTAGAAAGCGCTGTTGCCTTCTTGTATTTGGGAAATCAAGGCATGAGAACAAGATCTGTGCGGATAATTAAGTAGTTTTTAAATCGTTTGGGCACCATGTCATGCAGCAAGGTAAGACATTATTCCAACAGCGGAGCTGCATGAAGCTTCTGAGAAACACTGTTAATACGGTACGCTTTGCCATCTTAACGAGACCAAAAAAGTGAAACTAAAGAGATTAGATGGGCCTGTTGCAAAATATGCTTGGCATGAAGTGTGAACCATCCCAACTTTAAAATGTGAGCAGTTGTATCATGTGTAAGGCATATCTCTTTGTTTCGCAGGTCTTACATACCAGGGACAATGGTGGTCCATCTTCAGCACACACCTGTCACACACAGCAAGAGAAAAGTATAGGAgaggacagattttttttttttttttttttaaacacaagaaAATATCTCGGTTGAATCAAGAGGAAGTCTCACAGTATTCAATAAATATTGTTTCCTTACATGTCACACGCAGAGCAATGATGACACCGGTCTGGCTTGATAACTTGACAGCGGTCACAGTAACGGATTGCTGCATCATGTCAACACAACAGGATCTTGTTATGGGACAGCTCCAACAGACTCTCACATTCAcatttagacacaaacacagatgtaCCTCCGGCTCCTGTGCGGGTGTACAGAGGCAGACTGGTGGCGGCTCTCCATAGAATCTCTTGCTGGGACTCTGGCCTCTCTTCCTTCTCATAACGCTCTTTCTCAGCCTTGGGCAGGCAGAACTGGAGTGgaaaaaaagcatattttttttacaccaaCAGGGGATTACAGCCATGTAGACAGAGTGGGCTTGTTTGGGAGAATTTGATTATTGTACCTCTTTGGAAGGGTTGGCAGGCTGAGAGAAGATGGTCTTCCAGTAAGACCAtacaaacatgatgaaaaagAGGTGGAAGAAGATCAGGTAGACAACTGGAGGGAAATATTAAGCAAAACGTCAGCAAACTGTCTGATGTGTGTGCACTGACTTGAACACTGCCGCTGTCACTTGGGATATGTGGAAAGACTGGACATCTACAAATGAAATTAATGAGAGAGCAATGCTGAATGAGGAGCTGCTCTGCTTCCAACAGACCAACCTCAGCACTTTGAGAAAGCATGTTTTCTGTGCcagccttttttcttttcttttttgctaaATGCAGAGAGCATATTTCACTGGACCTTTTAGAGAGATTATCCTACTAAAGAGCAAACTGGCTCACTTCTGTAAACCtatattcacaatgtatttaaTAACCAAGATACTTACTTTGCTCTCCTATACTGGGGATGGTGActgtaagagaaaaaaaaccagAGAAAACTAAAATGTTAGATATGAAGAAATTGTCACCTAACAGTGACAGTTAAAATAGCAAAATTAAAATCAGTGGAATACATCTGACAGTGGGCTTTAGAAAGGCTTGGCTATTGGATccaaaaataaattaacaagacacaaaatgcaacaaagcgataagaaaaaaagaaaaaaattgaaaatgttcTCTAGCTGACAAAACAATCTCTCCCCAAGATGCAATCAGTGGCTGTTCTGAAGCTTTCAGCCATAtaaagaaaaagtcctaaagTCAGAAAAATAGGAATTTGAACTTTAAATGgacaaactccatctgctgaggaaAAACTAACTCTCACTTTCAACTTAATTTAGTCaactttctgcttttttcctTAGAAAAACACTGGATACTTTCACCTCTTCAGGCACATAAAAACCCTTCACATTAAAACTATCTAAGAAAGATAAATCACAAGCACACCAAGGCCGTATGACCTATAAGGTAGGGATCAAACATATATATTGCCTCATTTATAGgagtcacaagccaaaaaaagTTGGGAACCACTAATCTAGTCTTCCCTGACaccaaatctgtgtgtgtgtgtgtgtgtgtgtgtgtgtgtgtgtgtgtgtgtgtgtgtgtgtgtttttaggtgCACTtcaaaaatatacatgaaaGTACACCATTAGACCATACCACCAAATCTTATCCAGTAAAGGGATTTCTGTGATCCTGATataaaaagtttgggaactCCTTAAATAGCCTACACAAGCTATACATTACATCATTCACAGTTAGCATATATCAGGattagaaaacattttctctcaTCTTAATGCAAAAACTCTCTGAGCCAAATTAACACTTTACCTGTGCCAAGCTAATTACCAAATTAGAGGGAAAGTATACATGTGGTGAGCCCTCTTTATATACTATCTATGGGTCAGCCAGCCAAATAGAAATACCGTTTAGTAAGCGTTTTAATTCTCCATCCAGTCTCCATTCAGttagacacaaaataacagagACGAGACGGGCAGCAATAACACATCACGGTGAAAGTTTTTTTCTCTGTCCAAAACACATTTCCCCTTAAAATAAGGCAACCCAAATCGATGGCAGCTACCAGATAATTAGCTCTATCTAGATGTGGACAGGCTTGCCAACACCATTGTTGAGCTGCGTTCCATTTACTTCCTGCTGGCCAGCAGcagctgtgtgtttctgtggatAGCACAATGGAAACACTAGAGGTTAAAGGCTTTTAAGATTCAACGGACGGCGGCAGGACGACTACTTACATATACAAAGCTCCACCACATAAGCATAATACGACCAGCAGACGACCAGGGCGATAAAAATCACAGGTATCCATGCTAAACCCCGTTGACAGCATCTCAGTACGTGTGTGGGCGCCATCTTTCTCCCTCTACTGGGGAAAAGGGAGTGTCGATGTGTGACGTCACGTGAGCAAAGTGAGACTGGAGATGTGGTCTGAAAATATTTGGCTAAATTTCACAGTGTAAATTCAGCACTAAAAAACCtagttttgtactttttctccATGAAGTTGAACATTATATTAATCTGATTTCTGGTTCAAACAACAAAAAGGCTGTTAAAACTGTCAACATATggtcctctttctctttgtaaTGGCCTATAAGCTTCCCCTGGCAATcttgttttatatttcatttttgtttttattgttgtatgttatgtatgtttttGACCACTCATATGTGATTTGTACCCtttttttgcaataaaaaaaataaaaaataaattaaaaaaatgtggtctgaaaatattttttggggAATTAATTAAAGATATTGTTGGACAAAAGCCTGGTCATTACACTATTTGTACCCAGTAAGGCTCAGAAATACATGTAATTATCCTACATGTCATAGATGCCACTGATGTTTTTGTTACTGCAAAATTTTGGTCTGATTTTAGGTGAGGTTTGTATATTTTGAATGTACAAAAGGACCCATATTAGCCTATATGTTATTATTAGTGTAGAATAGAGTAATGACTTTACATATAGAGTAGAATCAAATGTTATAATTTAACAATTACAACTTGAAATTAtgtttggcaaaaaaaagttgaatctgtgttttgtattcattttatgGTATTATTGGTTTTCATCCTATCATAATACTGTCATCATACATTCATCAAACTTTCTTTAGTTTATTAGATTTCCCTTAATATCATTTCACTGTGCCTTGTTTAACATAATGAATTTTTTTGATCCAATAAAGTTTTGACAAAAAAtggtctggaaaaaaaaaattcattatTTACAAAATTATCTTTTTCACAACTGCTCTTTTAATTCACCAAAAAAACCACTGAACCTTAGGTCAACTTGTCAAAATGACAAGCTTATTATATGTGTATCCacatatttattcattatttcatAAAGCAGGAGCTTACTTTAGGGAAGTGCAACCTAGAGTCTAAATGGGTGTAACTTAGGACTTTGAGCCTGTCCTCAAGGCAACATCGTAACTCAGCACCAACCAGGAAGAAAAATATATACGAAACACAGGAACCATGATGGCTTAAACTGGCCAGTGGCAGGCCGTTTATTTCTAGACTGTAATTCACCAGGAAGTTGAGGCTAAAAGTGAAAGTAGTTGCTCGTAATCCAtacaaaacagcaaaaatgaCTTCCGTTGAGATGCTGGCGGAGCTCTACTTGTCGCGCATTGGGTTTGCTGGCCCAGCTGAGCCGAGCCTGGAGGTGCTGCGGTCGGTTCACATCCGTCACCTGCTCTCGGTGCCGTTTGAAAACCTGACGGTGCACAGCGGCGGGCGAGTTCAACTTGACCTTCCTCTTCTGTACGACAAGATAGTGAACCAGCGCCGAGGCGGCTTCTGCTTTGAGAATAACGGCCTTTTCTCCTggctgctgtcaaaactgggcTTTCGGGTAACTCTGCTCTCTGGTCAGGTGAAGAATATGATCACGGGCTGCTACGGGCCACCCTTTGACCATTTGGTCCTCATGGTGAGCCTTGATGGGCAGCGCTGGCTATGCGACGTCGGGTTCGGAGCCGCATGCTTCAGTGCCCCTCTTTCACTTGAGACCAGCGAGCCTCAGGAGCAGGGCCACCGAGTGTACCGCATCACACAGCATATGGGGATGCATTTTCTGGAGTGGCAGCGGGACGAGAGCAGAGGGGCAGATGGAGACTGGACAGAAATCTACAAGTTCACCCTTGAACCCCGGTGTCTGGAGGACTTTGCTGAAATGTGCCGGTACCACCAGAGCTCCCCCTGCTCCATCTTCTTCTGCAAATCCCTCtgcactgttttaaaaaaaggtggGAGGCTCACCTACATGGGCCGCAGACTGACCAGCACCACATTTCCAACAAAGGGAACAGGGGAAGTGTTGCAAACCACAAACAGGGAACTTAAAGATGAGGAGATACCTGGTATTCTAGCAGAGGAATTTGGAATTGTACTAAATTCTCCACTTATACCAAAGGATGAGACAATCACACCACCGCCAGTCATGTACTGATCATGCTTTCACATTGGATATCTTTACACCTCCATAGACAGAATTACGTGAAATATGTATCTTCTCATTGAGATGACTGCAAAATGTCTTCGATTCATACATGTGATACAATATTTTAAAGTAATTACCACAGTACTTTGCTTGTCTTGAGAACAGATGAAACAAAAAAGATAAATTGTCAGTTTGatttaataaattaaacatacacttttaagatgtacaaTGGTCATTACATGAATCCACGTCTTTAAGACAAAGTCTGCGTTCAAAGTATTTACACATGTACAATTATCAGGCAGCACTTTACAAAGCAAGGCATGAACGACAACACAGATGTTGAACTTCAAATCAAACCTCTAACCTTCACCCTCCTGCCTACTCCGTTTGCCTGAGGGGGAATACTCAGCTGTCCCATGATTATAATACATTTTCCCATCCCACCTTCGATGGGCATGAaagggaattaaaaaaaattaattgaaCGGCATCCATCAAAAGGATTATGGTCTAAGGACTGAGTTGAAAATCAAAAAGGGTGgggtaagggggggggggggggggaaacagGATGTACGCAGGATAATGGGTGCAAAAATGTGGCAACGTGTGACACATATCTACTCTGCGACAGGGTTGGGGGGCGGGACTGAGCTTGCTCTTGCAGCTTTCCGTTCGTAGTTGACAAGCCTCTGTCCAACCAGGTACCTGTAAAGAGAGAGATTATCACGATAATATTAACATCCAAATTGTAAAATACATGTTTGCTTCTACAGATGGGTCCACGCTGAAAGATCCTTACTTGTCGTTCTTGATGTGTTCATAGAGGCGTTTAAACTGTCGGATCTGGAAGGACAGGATGCCGATAAGTGAAACCACCATCAAGAGGAAAGGGTAGATTCTTCTCTGCATTAGAATCTCCATCTCTGGGGTAACTCCTGCAAAAGTAATGCACTTCAGTTATAAATAGTTTCAGTGAATTAGCTGACATTGCAGTCACTGTAACACCTGGAGATAAGAAGGAACATAGTATTGGGGTGAAAACCTCTGTAATTTGATGTTACTTCATAACGTATTCACAGTATTAA
Proteins encoded:
- the LOC116037947 gene encoding palmitoyltransferase ZDHHC20 isoform X1 — encoded protein: MAPTHVLRCCQRGLAWIPVIFIALVVCWSYYAYVVELCIFTIPSIGEQIVYLIFFHLFFIMFVWSYWKTIFSQPANPSKEFCLPKAEKERYEKEERPESQQEILWRAATSLPLYTRTGAGAIRYCDRCQVIKPDRCHHCSACDMCVLKMDHHCPWVNNCVGFSNYKFFILFLAYSLVYCLFIAATVLQYFIKFWTLCRRKSAEHCPKNELPDTHAKFHVLFLFFVAAMFCISILSLFSYHLWLVGKNRSTIEAFRAPVFRTGSDKNGFSLGFRKNIAQVFGDQKKYWLLPVFTSQGDGLTFPTRLVNADVEQAAVTLQPEPNERAAEVPVSPVSPVSESQNRLLSNDQHANNIGDHQADSTLKSADGETITVSMESES
- the LOC116037947 gene encoding palmitoyltransferase ZDHHC20 isoform X2, which produces MAPTHVLRCCQRGLAWIPVIFIALVVCWSYYAYVVELCIFTIPSIGEQIVYLIFFHLFFIMFVWSYWKTIFSQPANPSKEFCLPKAEKERYEKEERPESQQEILWRAATSLPLYTRTGAGAIRYCDRCQVIKPDRCHHCSACDMCVLKMDHHCPWVNNCVGFSNYKFFILFLAYSLVYCLFIAATVLQYFIKFWTNELPDTHAKFHVLFLFFVAAMFCISILSLFSYHLWLVGKNRSTIEAFRAPVFRTGSDKNGFSLGFRKNIAQVFGDQKKYWLLPVFTSQGDGLTFPTRLVNADVEQAAVTLQPEPNERAAEVPVSPVSPVSESQNRLLSNDQHANNIGDHQADSTLKSADGETITVSMESES
- the LOC116037943 gene encoding arylamine N-acetyltransferase, pineal gland isozyme NAT-10-like, with protein sequence MTSVEMLAELYLSRIGFAGPAEPSLEVLRSVHIRHLLSVPFENLTVHSGGRVQLDLPLLYDKIVNQRRGGFCFENNGLFSWLLSKLGFRVTLLSGQVKNMITGCYGPPFDHLVLMVSLDGQRWLCDVGFGAACFSAPLSLETSEPQEQGHRVYRITQHMGMHFLEWQRDESRGADGDWTEIYKFTLEPRCLEDFAEMCRYHQSSPCSIFFCKSLCTVLKKGGRLTYMGRRLTSTTFPTKGTGEVLQTTNRELKDEEIPGILAEEFGIVLNSPLIPKDETITPPPVMY